One genomic segment of Deinococcus terrestris includes these proteins:
- a CDS encoding DUF420 domain-containing protein has translation MAPIINQWAVITIVLSGIALVFGVVFIRRGNREAHMRAMLTASALATVFLVLYLTRLALGYEKAYAGPDGWRGAYFTLLISHIILAAANLPLALGALWHAWKGLRAAGNLGNIDAPAARPSFNRHRAWVRWTVPVWLYVAVTGWIIYLVLGRYGEVVTG, from the coding sequence GTGGCACCGATCATCAACCAGTGGGCCGTCATCACCATCGTCCTGAGCGGCATCGCGCTCGTGTTCGGTGTCGTCTTTATCCGCCGGGGCAACCGCGAGGCGCACATGCGGGCCATGCTCACCGCGAGTGCCCTTGCCACCGTCTTTCTGGTGCTGTACCTCACCCGGCTCGCGCTGGGCTACGAAAAGGCCTACGCCGGGCCGGATGGGTGGCGGGGCGCGTATTTCACGCTGCTGATCAGCCACATCATCCTGGCCGCCGCCAACCTGCCCCTCGCGCTCGGCGCCCTGTGGCACGCTTGGAAGGGCCTGCGGGCCGCCGGAAACCTCGGCAACATCGATGCCCCCGCCGCCCGCCCGTCGTTCAACCGCCACCGCGCCTGGGTGCGCTGGACGGTCCCGGTGTGGCTGTACGTGGCGGTCACGGGCTGGATCATCTACCTCGTGCTAGGGAGGTACGGGGAAGTGGTCACGGGGTAA
- a CDS encoding ArsC/Spx/MgsR family protein, with amino-acid sequence MTAPQVQMFGLKKSAATRAAERFFKERRVKIHFVDLAAKPIAKGELARFVQKFGLNALLDLEGKAYERSNLAYLRTTEEGIIARIIETPELLRLPLVRGGKVLTVGEDPEGWARMLEG; translated from the coding sequence ATGACCGCCCCCCAGGTTCAGATGTTCGGCCTGAAAAAGAGTGCCGCCACCCGCGCCGCCGAGCGTTTTTTCAAGGAGCGGCGGGTCAAGATTCACTTCGTCGATCTGGCCGCCAAGCCTATCGCCAAAGGCGAACTCGCCCGCTTCGTGCAGAAGTTCGGGCTGAACGCGCTGCTGGACCTGGAAGGCAAGGCGTATGAACGCAGCAACCTCGCCTACCTCCGTACCACCGAGGAAGGCATCATCGCCCGCATCATCGAGACGCCGGAGCTGCTGCGGCTGCCGCTGGTGCGCGGCGGCAAGGTGCTGACCGTGGGCGAGGACCCGGAGGGCTGGGCACGGATGCTGGAGGGGTAG
- the coxB gene encoding cytochrome c oxidase subunit II, producing MTLNTNQSGRLRGRGGGRGLPARAALLAAGAALLTGCQESNQLVTFGDMSSAFNREIFWMSVWAIAFSIIIFIGVSYALFATVRRFREENNSAEPAQFHGNNRLEVALVAVPVLIVIVLSVLTVRSMARLNPTPENATTVTALSRQFWWNFSYPTATAAAGGVVTNGNEMVMPTRNPVAVTITSGDVMHAFWAPNLGGQRNATPGTEKTWQIDTDRPGAYQGNCSMLCGASHANMRFKVIALEPERYNAFLAAAAAYRAPTPAPGSAEERGYTLFMQGKASTGALACAACHRVQGTPANGAAGPDLSFFGTRRTLGAGMWEGERAEEMLIPWLANSPGVKPGSLMPPYNGATYQVNGKEQKGGVLTEAELADIAAYLRSLRLPEEADYWRGTPVIGSAQDAQGGSQ from the coding sequence GTGACATTGAACACCAACCAGAGTGGCCGCCTGCGCGGCCGAGGGGGAGGCCGGGGGCTCCCAGCGCGGGCCGCCCTGCTTGCAGCGGGAGCGGCGCTGCTGACGGGCTGTCAGGAGTCGAACCAGCTCGTCACCTTCGGCGACATGTCGTCGGCCTTCAACCGCGAGATCTTCTGGATGAGCGTGTGGGCCATCGCCTTCTCGATCATCATCTTCATCGGCGTGTCCTACGCCCTGTTCGCCACGGTGCGGCGCTTCCGTGAGGAGAACAACTCGGCCGAGCCCGCGCAGTTCCACGGCAACAACCGCCTGGAAGTGGCACTGGTGGCCGTGCCCGTCCTGATCGTGATCGTGCTGAGCGTGCTCACCGTGCGCTCGATGGCCCGGCTGAACCCCACCCCGGAGAACGCCACGACCGTCACGGCGCTCTCGCGGCAGTTCTGGTGGAACTTCAGCTACCCCACCGCCACGGCGGCAGCGGGCGGCGTGGTCACCAACGGCAACGAGATGGTGATGCCCACCCGCAACCCGGTGGCCGTGACGATCACCTCCGGCGACGTGATGCACGCCTTCTGGGCGCCCAACCTGGGCGGGCAGCGCAACGCGACCCCCGGCACCGAGAAGACCTGGCAGATCGACACCGACCGCCCCGGCGCGTACCAGGGCAACTGCTCGATGCTGTGCGGGGCTTCTCACGCCAACATGCGCTTCAAGGTGATCGCGCTGGAGCCCGAGCGCTACAACGCGTTCCTGGCGGCGGCGGCGGCCTACCGCGCCCCCACGCCCGCCCCCGGCAGCGCCGAGGAGCGCGGCTATACCCTCTTCATGCAGGGCAAGGCCTCGACCGGGGCGCTCGCCTGCGCCGCCTGCCACCGGGTGCAGGGCACGCCCGCCAACGGGGCGGCCGGGCCTGATCTGAGCTTCTTCGGCACCCGCCGCACGCTGGGCGCCGGGATGTGGGAAGGCGAGCGGGCCGAAGAGATGCTGATTCCCTGGCTGGCGAACAGCCCCGGCGTCAAGCCCGGCAGCCTGATGCCCCCCTACAACGGCGCGACCTATCAGGTCAACGGCAAGGAGCAAAAGGGCGGCGTCCTGACCGAGGCCGAACTCGCGGACATCGCCGCGTACCTGCGCAGCCTGCGCCTGCCCGAAGAAGCCGACTACTGGCGCGGCACGCCCGTGATCGGCAGCGCCCAAGACGCCCAAGGAGGCTCCCAGTGA
- a CDS encoding COX15/CtaA family protein, with translation MSGTLTVPRTGAGAWLPRLAWAALAYNVLVILWGAVVRITGAGAGCGDHWPLCNGVVVPQSPTVHTLIEFSHRLTSGASGLLALALIALAFRATPKGHPVRLGAVLSFGLILLEGLVGGVQVLLGLTADSTDPARGLVQGIHLANTFLLLGALLLTALWASGRPALRLRGQGRALGVLAVGLGLTLVLGMAGAVTALGDLLFTPAPGTPLDTVRRDFGATAGLIENLRVVHPMLAVLTTVYLVWMVGALRRWRPSPAVTRWGAALFGVIAAQMAVGFANVALKAPDWMQLTHLLLACIMWLVTVLLGYEALTTLRRVPTPARAAPPEVTA, from the coding sequence ATGAGCGGAACGCTGACGGTTCCCCGCACGGGTGCGGGCGCGTGGCTCCCCCGGCTGGCGTGGGCGGCCCTGGCCTACAACGTGCTGGTCATTTTGTGGGGGGCGGTGGTCCGCATCACGGGGGCGGGCGCCGGGTGCGGCGACCACTGGCCGCTGTGCAACGGGGTGGTGGTGCCGCAAAGCCCCACGGTCCACACCCTGATCGAATTCAGCCACCGCCTGACCAGCGGGGCGAGCGGGCTGCTGGCCCTGGCGCTGATCGCCCTGGCCTTCCGGGCCACCCCGAAGGGCCACCCGGTCCGGCTGGGCGCGGTGCTGAGCTTCGGGTTGATCTTGCTGGAGGGACTGGTGGGCGGCGTGCAGGTGCTCCTCGGCCTGACCGCCGACTCGACCGACCCCGCGCGGGGCCTGGTGCAGGGCATTCACCTCGCCAACACCTTCCTGCTGCTGGGCGCCCTGCTGCTCACGGCGCTGTGGGCCTCGGGGCGCCCGGCGCTGCGGCTGCGTGGGCAGGGCCGGGCGTTGGGCGTGCTGGCCGTGGGCCTGGGCCTCACGCTGGTGCTGGGCATGGCGGGCGCAGTGACCGCGCTGGGCGACCTGCTGTTCACGCCCGCACCGGGCACGCCGCTGGACACGGTGCGGCGCGACTTCGGCGCGACCGCTGGCCTGATCGAGAACCTGCGGGTGGTTCACCCCATGCTCGCGGTGCTCACGACCGTCTACCTGGTGTGGATGGTGGGGGCGCTGCGGCGCTGGCGGCCTTCCCCGGCCGTCACGCGCTGGGGCGCCGCCTTGTTCGGGGTGATCGCCGCGCAGATGGCGGTGGGATTTGCCAACGTGGCCTTGAAGGCCCCCGACTGGATGCAGCTCACGCACCTGCTGCTGGCGTGCATCATGTGGCTCGTGACCGTTTTGCTGGGGTATGAAGCGCTGACCACCCTGCGCCGGGTGCCGACCCCGGCCCGTGCGGCCCCCCCCGAGGTGACGGCATGA
- the ruvB gene encoding Holliday junction branch migration DNA helicase RuvB, which yields MTEPLDAALRPKTLTEYVGQERLKEKLSVYLQAAKGRREALDHTLLFGPPGLGKTTLAHIIAHELGVNIRVTSGPAIEKPGDLAAILTNSLEEGDVLFIDEIHRLGRVAEEHLYPAMEDFKLDIVLGQGPAARTIELPLPRFTLVGATTRPGLITAPMRSRFGIIEHLEYYTAEEIGVNLLRDARLLGFGLEEEAALEIGARSRGTMRIAKRLLRRVRDYADVAGEPVIGMARAHDALDKQGLDSAGLDDRDKKYLETLIHRFAGGPVGVDTLATAISEDALTLEDVYEPYLIQLGFIKRTPRGRVATAHAYDHLGLPVSGRDDEGMGLYTN from the coding sequence ATGACCGAACCGCTCGACGCCGCCCTGCGGCCCAAGACGCTGACCGAGTACGTGGGGCAGGAACGCCTCAAGGAGAAGCTCTCGGTGTACCTCCAAGCGGCCAAGGGTCGCCGTGAGGCGCTGGATCATACGCTCCTCTTTGGCCCGCCCGGACTCGGCAAGACCACGCTGGCGCACATCATCGCGCACGAACTCGGGGTGAACATCCGCGTCACGTCGGGTCCCGCCATCGAGAAGCCGGGCGACCTCGCCGCCATCCTGACGAACAGCCTGGAGGAAGGCGACGTGCTGTTCATCGACGAGATTCACCGGCTGGGGCGGGTGGCCGAGGAGCACCTCTACCCCGCGATGGAGGACTTTAAGCTCGACATCGTGCTGGGGCAGGGACCGGCGGCGCGGACCATTGAGCTGCCCCTCCCCCGCTTCACGCTGGTGGGGGCGACGACCCGGCCCGGCCTGATCACGGCGCCCATGCGCAGTCGATTCGGGATTATCGAGCACCTGGAGTACTACACAGCAGAGGAAATCGGCGTCAACCTGCTGCGCGACGCCCGGCTGCTGGGCTTCGGGCTGGAGGAGGAAGCCGCGCTGGAGATCGGGGCCAGGTCGCGCGGCACCATGCGCATCGCCAAGCGGCTGCTGCGCCGGGTGCGCGACTACGCGGACGTGGCCGGTGAGCCGGTGATCGGAATGGCGCGTGCCCACGACGCGCTGGACAAGCAGGGGCTGGACTCGGCGGGCCTCGACGACCGCGACAAGAAGTACCTCGAAACCCTGATCCACCGCTTTGCGGGCGGCCCGGTGGGCGTAGATACCCTCGCCACCGCCATCAGCGAAGACGCCCTGACGCTGGAGGACGTGTACGAGCCGTACCTGATCCAGCTCGGCTTCATCAAGCGCACGCCCCGTGGCCGCGTCGCCACTGCCCACGCCTACGACCACCTCGGCCTGCCGGTGAGCGGGCGGGACGATGAGGGAATGGGGCTGTACACGAACTGA
- a CDS encoding heme o synthase: MTDSHLAASASPAGTASPRPTWRDYLALTKPKVISLLLWTTLTAMVMAAEGWPGLWLLIVVSLAGYASAGSAGVFNMIIDRDIDLRMKRTAGRPTSSGLIGTREAAIFGTALQVLSFLALWVWATPLAAWMSLAGFFTYVVIYTLWLKRTTWHNIVLGGAAGCFPPLVGWAAVTGDLPLVAWFLFAIVFFWTPVHFWALALMIKEEYREVGIPMLPVVHGDRLTAAQIWLYAIYTVVLSVMPVFFQAVGGLYFVAALGLGAWLLVLSWRLRGHVMAGRKIERPVTLPLYLYSMLYLALLFLAGALDRVLLA; encoded by the coding sequence ATGACGGACAGCCACCTCGCCGCCTCCGCCTCCCCGGCGGGCACGGCCTCCCCCCGCCCCACTTGGCGCGACTACCTCGCCCTAACCAAGCCCAAGGTCATCAGCCTGCTGCTGTGGACCACCCTCACCGCGATGGTGATGGCTGCCGAAGGCTGGCCGGGGCTGTGGCTGCTGATCGTCGTCAGCCTCGCCGGGTACGCCTCGGCGGGGTCGGCAGGCGTGTTCAACATGATCATCGACCGCGACATCGACCTGCGGATGAAGCGCACGGCGGGGCGGCCCACCTCCAGCGGGCTGATCGGCACCCGCGAGGCGGCGATCTTCGGCACGGCCCTGCAAGTGCTCTCCTTCCTGGCCCTGTGGGTGTGGGCCACGCCGCTGGCCGCGTGGATGAGTCTGGCGGGATTTTTCACCTACGTGGTGATCTATACCCTGTGGCTCAAGCGCACGACCTGGCACAACATCGTGCTGGGGGGCGCGGCCGGGTGCTTCCCGCCACTGGTGGGCTGGGCGGCGGTGACGGGTGATCTGCCGCTGGTGGCGTGGTTTCTCTTCGCCATCGTGTTCTTCTGGACGCCGGTGCACTTTTGGGCGCTCGCGCTGATGATCAAGGAGGAGTACCGCGAGGTCGGTATTCCTATGCTGCCCGTCGTGCACGGCGACCGCCTGACGGCCGCGCAGATCTGGCTGTACGCGATCTATACGGTGGTGCTCTCGGTGATGCCGGTCTTCTTTCAGGCGGTCGGGGGGCTGTACTTCGTGGCGGCGCTGGGGTTGGGCGCGTGGCTGCTGGTGCTCTCGTGGCGGCTACGCGGACACGTGATGGCGGGCCGCAAGATCGAGCGCCCGGTCACGCTGCCGCTGTACCTCTATTCCATGCTGTACCTCGCGCTGCTGTTCCTGGCGGGGGCGCTGGACCGGGTGCTGCTGGCCTGA
- a CDS encoding D-lyxose/D-mannose family sugar isomerase, translating into MLRSEVNAAQRRALALLRELRFAAPPWVTWGPGDWAAQPEVAAYCRARQMGWDVTDFGSGDFARRGLLLICTRNGRPGVPGDVPYAEKLLLVGEGQETPLHTHHHKTEDIIHRGGGVLVMELALVGPQGEVRDVPVPVTTDGRLRHVPPLAPLALHPGESITLRPGTYHRFYARPGGGPVLAGEVSAVNDDLHDNVFLEAVGRFPPVEPEEAALYPLWSEVGGVDGH; encoded by the coding sequence ATGCTCCGCTCCGAAGTCAATGCCGCCCAGCGCCGCGCCCTCGCCCTGCTGCGCGAATTGCGCTTCGCCGCGCCGCCCTGGGTAACCTGGGGGCCGGGGGACTGGGCCGCGCAGCCGGAGGTCGCCGCCTATTGCCGCGCCCGGCAGATGGGCTGGGACGTGACCGATTTTGGCTCGGGCGACTTCGCCCGGCGGGGGCTACTGCTGATCTGCACCCGCAACGGCCGCCCCGGTGTGCCCGGCGACGTGCCCTACGCCGAGAAGCTGCTGCTGGTGGGCGAGGGGCAGGAGACGCCGCTGCACACCCACCACCACAAGACCGAGGACATCATTCACCGGGGGGGTGGGGTCCTGGTGATGGAACTGGCGCTCGTCGGGCCGCAGGGCGAGGTCCGTGACGTGCCCGTACCCGTCACCACCGACGGCCGTCTGCGCCACGTCCCGCCGCTGGCCCCGCTCGCCCTGCACCCCGGCGAGAGCATCACCCTGCGGCCGGGGACCTACCACCGCTTCTATGCGCGGCCCGGCGGCGGTCCGGTCCTCGCCGGGGAGGTCAGTGCCGTGAACGACGACCTGCACGACAACGTCTTTCTGGAGGCGGTGGGCCGCTTTCCCCCGGTGGAGCCTGAGGAGGCGGCCCTCTACCCGCTGTGGAGCGAGGTCGGAGGCGTGGACGGGCACTGA
- the panB gene encoding 3-methyl-2-oxobutanoate hydroxymethyltransferase translates to MKRSVPDLIQAADPLVMVTAYDYPGARHAEAAGVDLILVGDSLGNVVLGYDSTAPVTLADMIHHGRAVRRGAPETFLVVDLPFGTYQTGAGDAMRSAVQVIQQTGADAVKMEGATPEILEAVTVLTRNGLPVMGHVGLMPQTATAQGGLKVQGRDEEGARRTLDGALALQEAGAFSVVLEAIPARLARLITERLAVPTIGIGAGVHCRGQVLVYHDLLGLYEGDEKKLAKRYAEVGRTSREALEAYAREVRAREFPGKEHSFVMKDEVLGKLY, encoded by the coding sequence ATGAAGCGCTCCGTCCCCGACCTGATCCAGGCTGCCGACCCGCTGGTGATGGTGACGGCCTACGACTATCCGGGCGCCCGGCACGCCGAGGCCGCCGGGGTGGACCTGATTCTGGTCGGCGACAGCCTGGGCAACGTGGTGCTGGGCTACGACTCGACCGCCCCCGTGACGCTGGCCGACATGATCCACCACGGGCGGGCGGTGAGGCGGGGTGCTCCGGAGACGTTCCTGGTGGTTGACCTCCCCTTCGGCACCTATCAGACGGGCGCCGGGGACGCGATGCGCTCGGCGGTGCAGGTGATCCAGCAGACCGGGGCGGACGCCGTGAAGATGGAGGGCGCGACCCCCGAGATTCTGGAGGCTGTGACGGTCCTGACCCGCAACGGCCTCCCGGTGATGGGCCACGTCGGCCTGATGCCCCAGACCGCGACCGCGCAGGGCGGCCTGAAGGTGCAGGGCCGCGACGAGGAGGGAGCGCGGCGCACGCTGGACGGGGCACTGGCGTTGCAGGAGGCCGGAGCGTTCAGCGTCGTGCTGGAAGCGATTCCTGCCCGGCTGGCCCGGCTGATTACTGAGCGGCTCGCGGTCCCGACCATCGGGATTGGCGCCGGAGTCCACTGCCGGGGTCAGGTGCTCGTGTACCACGACCTGCTGGGGCTCTATGAGGGCGACGAGAAAAAGCTCGCCAAGCGCTACGCCGAAGTGGGCCGCACCTCCCGCGAGGCGCTGGAAGCCTACGCCCGCGAGGTCCGCGCCCGTGAGTTTCCCGGCAAGGAACACAGCTTCGTGATGAAGGACGAGGTACTGGGGAAGCTGTACTGA
- a CDS encoding SCO family protein: MKWLTAVLLAVAAVLGGLLLYRGVSPSASGGTALDTPVTLPALSLLNDRGEETPLNDSGGKMRLVFYGFVRCPDVCPATLASLARVYADLPEAQRERVQVQFITVDPEHDRPEVVRDYLGRFNPAFTGLTGEARAIDEAARVMFVANVKPQPQPAEDHSAHLAHADGEAQSGGDGAANAQQAGATAAEAARIHGDQVSVVDPQGRFVRVYANGEVLDGTLAADLPGLIRTYGGS; this comes from the coding sequence ATGAAGTGGCTCACGGCGGTGCTGTTGGCGGTCGCGGCGGTCCTGGGGGGGCTGCTGCTGTACCGGGGTGTCTCTCCCAGCGCGTCCGGGGGGACGGCGCTCGACACCCCGGTAACCTTGCCCGCCCTGTCCCTCCTGAACGACCGGGGCGAGGAGACCCCCCTGAACGACTCGGGCGGCAAGATGCGGCTGGTCTTCTACGGCTTCGTGCGCTGCCCGGACGTGTGCCCGGCGACCTTGGCGAGTCTCGCGCGGGTGTACGCCGACCTGCCGGAAGCTCAGCGCGAGCGGGTGCAGGTGCAGTTCATCACGGTAGACCCGGAGCACGACCGGCCCGAGGTGGTGCGCGACTATCTGGGCCGCTTCAACCCGGCTTTCACTGGCCTGACGGGCGAGGCGAGGGCCATCGACGAGGCCGCCCGCGTCATGTTCGTGGCGAACGTGAAGCCGCAGCCCCAGCCCGCCGAGGACCACAGCGCCCACTTGGCCCACGCGGATGGGGAAGCCCAGAGTGGGGGGGACGGCGCCGCCAACGCTCAGCAGGCCGGGGCGACCGCCGCCGAGGCCGCCCGCATCCACGGCGATCAGGTCAGCGTGGTGGACCCCCAGGGCCGCTTCGTGCGCGTGTATGCCAACGGTGAGGTGCTGGACGGCACCCTGGCCGCCGACCTGCCGGGATTGATCCGGACCTACGGCGGGTCGTGA
- a CDS encoding cbb3-type cytochrome c oxidase subunit I, giving the protein MTVQHAPQPTATSARRGAWEVIKDYMMTTDHKKIGLLYILVSIIAFGVAGLMAVALRLQLALPDQGFLVGNTYNEVLTGHAAIMLFFFLIPIGLFGFGNFFLPLQLGVRDVALPRVNTFAVWSFIASLVLILTGLFQGGLPGVGWTFYYPLSVDGNQTGVSVFMVAVILNGIGSLLGSANFAATIVNMRAPGMSLWKMPIFCWSIFATSLLQLISLGGLTAAALVTFLELKLGLSMFNPGIGGTPILFTQFFWFYSHPAVYVMLLPYLGIAAEIASTMARKPLFGYRVMVYSLLGIVLVSLLVWAHHIFAIGLPEGWQIAFAIATLIVAVPTGVKIFNLIGTLWGGRIIMKTPTFWLVGFIFNFLIGGITGVSLGMVPFDYQVTNSYYVVAHFHNVMMFGTAFLAMGGIYYWWPKMTGRFLNERLGMWHFWLFMVGSWLTFLPQYILGLLGMPRRYYTYPAGNFAWTELNFISTIGALVLLAGGIVWVWNMLQSLRKPITASNNPWGGFTLEWTAASPPAAYNFAHEFPTTFPTERPLYDWEKSGQTLTPVDPKSIHLPQDSIWPFMTALSLLLMGYGLSYGWFTNYTPAGGLQAFSEASLNFQISTVILYLSIPLFLYSLFKWAGTREYAVPVEHHHLTKYDNGFMGMAWFIISEISLFGVLIAGYVYLRIVGAAEPPALRPSIWLAAVNTLILVTSSFVIHKAEQDHHKGRYTWFRLGLLITLILGAVFMIFQVYEFALFGVESDWTQNLWQSCFFIIVGLHGLHILIGGTGIALPYYQALTGKMDKYNHGSLTAASLYWHLVDVVWLLIVAIFYAW; this is encoded by the coding sequence GTGACGGTTCAGCACGCGCCACAGCCCACGGCGACCTCCGCCCGGCGGGGAGCCTGGGAGGTCATCAAGGACTACATGATGACCACCGATCACAAGAAGATCGGGCTGCTGTACATCCTCGTTTCGATCATCGCGTTCGGGGTGGCGGGGCTGATGGCCGTCGCCCTGCGCCTCCAGCTCGCGCTGCCGGACCAGGGCTTTTTGGTGGGCAACACCTACAACGAGGTGCTGACCGGGCACGCCGCGATCATGCTCTTTTTCTTCCTGATTCCGATTGGGCTGTTCGGCTTCGGGAACTTCTTCCTGCCGCTGCAACTCGGCGTGCGCGACGTGGCGCTGCCGCGCGTGAACACCTTCGCGGTGTGGTCCTTTATCGCCAGCCTGGTCCTGATCCTGACAGGGCTGTTCCAGGGCGGGCTGCCGGGCGTGGGCTGGACCTTTTACTACCCGCTGTCGGTGGACGGCAACCAGACGGGCGTGAGCGTGTTCATGGTGGCCGTGATCCTCAACGGGATCGGGTCGCTGCTGGGCAGCGCGAACTTCGCGGCGACCATCGTGAACATGCGGGCGCCGGGCATGAGCCTGTGGAAGATGCCCATCTTCTGCTGGAGCATCTTCGCGACCAGCCTGCTGCAGCTCATTAGCCTGGGCGGCCTGACGGCGGCGGCGCTGGTGACCTTCCTTGAACTCAAGCTGGGCCTCTCGATGTTCAACCCCGGCATCGGCGGCACGCCCATCCTGTTCACGCAGTTTTTCTGGTTCTACTCGCACCCCGCCGTGTACGTGATGCTGCTGCCCTACCTGGGCATCGCCGCCGAGATCGCCTCGACCATGGCCCGCAAGCCGCTGTTCGGCTACCGGGTGATGGTGTACTCGCTGCTGGGCATCGTGCTCGTCTCGCTGCTGGTGTGGGCGCACCACATCTTCGCCATCGGCCTGCCTGAAGGCTGGCAGATCGCTTTCGCCATCGCCACGCTGATCGTGGCCGTGCCCACGGGCGTCAAGATCTTCAACCTGATCGGCACCCTGTGGGGCGGGCGCATCATCATGAAGACGCCGACCTTCTGGCTGGTGGGCTTCATCTTCAACTTCCTGATCGGCGGGATCACCGGCGTCTCGCTGGGCATGGTGCCCTTCGACTACCAGGTCACCAACTCGTACTACGTGGTGGCACACTTCCACAACGTGATGATGTTCGGCACCGCGTTCCTGGCGATGGGCGGCATCTACTACTGGTGGCCCAAGATGACTGGGCGCTTCCTGAACGAGCGGCTGGGGATGTGGCACTTCTGGCTCTTTATGGTCGGATCGTGGCTGACCTTCCTGCCGCAGTACATCCTGGGCCTGCTGGGCATGCCCCGGCGCTACTACACCTACCCGGCGGGCAACTTCGCCTGGACCGAGCTGAACTTCATCTCGACCATCGGGGCGCTGGTGCTGCTCGCGGGCGGGATCGTGTGGGTCTGGAACATGCTCCAGAGCCTGCGTAAGCCCATCACGGCCTCCAACAACCCCTGGGGCGGCTTCACGCTGGAGTGGACAGCGGCGTCCCCCCCTGCCGCCTACAACTTCGCGCACGAGTTCCCCACCACCTTCCCCACCGAGCGGCCGCTGTACGACTGGGAAAAGAGTGGGCAGACCCTGACGCCCGTGGACCCCAAGAGCATCCACCTGCCGCAGGACTCCATCTGGCCCTTCATGACGGCGCTCTCGCTGCTGCTGATGGGCTACGGCCTGAGCTACGGCTGGTTTACCAATTACACCCCGGCAGGCGGATTGCAGGCCTTTTCCGAGGCGAGCCTGAACTTCCAGATCTCCACGGTGATCCTGTACCTGTCCATTCCGCTGTTCCTGTACTCGCTGTTCAAGTGGGCGGGCACCCGTGAATACGCCGTGCCGGTCGAGCACCACCACCTGACCAAGTACGACAACGGCTTCATGGGCATGGCGTGGTTCATCATCTCGGAAATCAGCCTCTTCGGCGTGCTGATCGCCGGGTACGTGTACCTGCGCATCGTGGGCGCCGCCGAGCCGCCCGCACTGCGGCCCAGCATCTGGCTGGCCGCCGTGAACACCCTGATTCTGGTGACCTCGTCCTTCGTGATTCACAAGGCCGAGCAGGACCACCACAAGGGCCGCTACACCTGGTTCCGGCTGGGCCTGCTGATCACCCTGATCCTGGGCGCGGTCTTCATGATCTTCCAGGTGTACGAGTTCGCGCTGTTCGGCGTGGAAAGCGACTGGACGCAGAACCTGTGGCAGTCGTGCTTCTTCATCATCGTGGGCCTGCACGGGCTGCACATCCTGATCGGCGGCACCGGCATCGCGCTGCCCTACTACCAGGCGCTGACCGGCAAGATGGACAAGTACAACCACGGATCTCTCACGGCCGCCAGCCTGTACTGGCACCTGGTGGATGTGGTGTGGCTGCTCATCGTGGCGATCTTCTACGCGTGGTGA